One window of the Thermoplasmata archaeon genome contains the following:
- the purQ gene encoding phosphoribosylformylglycinamidine synthase subunit PurQ, giving the protein MNVADVKVCVLRIEGTNCELEMAECFKRLGAQAEIVHLKQLTGDCSPEKKRALSEYQILMLPGGFSSGDYVRAGAIFAARMKNALMKDLVDFVEKGYAVGGICNGFQVLVELGLLPGIDKIYSEVPEIALGINDSARFECRPTYVKCENAGKCVFTKNIRKGRNLLIPSAHAEGKLILPEGKGEEMLQQMIEKDQIVFRYVDYMGNYTGYPWNPNGSIYNIAGLCNSIGNVFGMMPHPERVFYRIQHPDWTQNDIGENVGDGRAVFESVLSYITKKF; this is encoded by the coding sequence CTTAGAATTGAAGGCACGAATTGTGAGCTGGAGATGGCAGAATGCTTCAAACGTCTCGGTGCCCAGGCGGAGATAGTCCATCTGAAGCAGTTGACTGGGGATTGCTCTCCTGAGAAAAAGAGAGCATTAAGCGAGTATCAAATTCTTATGTTGCCTGGTGGATTTTCTTCTGGGGATTATGTTAGGGCTGGGGCAATTTTCGCTGCTAGAATGAAAAATGCATTGATGAAGGATTTAGTGGATTTTGTAGAAAAAGGATATGCAGTAGGGGGCATATGCAATGGTTTTCAGGTTCTTGTTGAATTAGGTCTTCTGCCAGGGATAGACAAAATCTATTCTGAGGTTCCAGAAATCGCATTAGGAATCAACGATTCTGCAAGATTTGAGTGTAGGCCCACCTATGTAAAATGCGAAAATGCGGGCAAGTGCGTTTTTACAAAGAACATAAGGAAAGGTAGAAATCTTCTAATCCCATCTGCGCACGCGGAAGGCAAGTTGATACTGCCAGAGGGTAAAGGTGAGGAAATGCTTCAACAGATGATAGAGAAGGATCAGATTGTATTTAGGTATGTAGATTATATGGGAAACTACACGGGCTATCCCTGGAACCCAAATGGCTCAATCTATAACATTGCAGGACTGTGTAACAGTATAGGCAATGTGTTTGGCATGATGCCACATCCAGAACGGGTATTTTATAGAATTCAGCATCCGGACTGGACCCAAAACGACATTGGAGAAAATGTTGGGGATGGAAGAGCCGTGTTTGAGAGTGTTCTAAGCTATATCACCAAGAAATTTTAG